In Melioribacteraceae bacterium 4301-Me, a genomic segment contains:
- a CDS encoding GIY-YIG nuclease family protein, translating into MNQYYVYILASKKNGTLYIGVTNDLIRRVYEHKAGLIEGFTKKYNVKMLIYYEVHKDINEAIKREKAMKKWLRKWKIELIEKSNPEWRDLYEELV; encoded by the coding sequence ATGAATCAATATTATGTATACATATTAGCCAGCAAGAAAAATGGAACGCTTTATATAGGTGTGACTAACGATCTAATAAGACGAGTTTATGAACATAAAGCAGGACTTATAGAAGGTTTTACAAAAAAGTACAATGTTAAAATGCTGATATATTATGAAGTACATAAAGATATTAACGAAGCCATCAAACGCGAAAAGGCAATGAAGAAATGGTTGAGAAAATGGAAGATAGAATTAATAGAAAAGTCAAATCCAGAATGGAGAGATTTGTATGAAGAATTAGTTTAA